From a region of the Podospora pseudopauciseta strain CBS 411.78 chromosome 7 map unlocalized CBS411.78m_7, whole genome shotgun sequence genome:
- a CDS encoding uncharacterized protein (COG:U; EggNog:ENOG503NUWN) — protein MRSPSSFAVLAAALAQAHAQYLVNDLSFGYGPRIAPEGQHQIPNYGMQGRPGLPELLSNKIILTPVAPGNQRGAVWSSNQLNQQNWIADVEFRANGPERGGGNLNIWLARDGAHVIGTESIYTVGRFDGLALVIDQHSGSGGMLRGFLNDGTTDYRSQHNVDSLAFGQCSFGYRNLGRPTQIKIRQTDQKFSIEVAGRPCLESDKIRLPPGYNVGITAASADTPDSFEVFKLVVLTDDSHHYGGSDNTQHHDSYASHQENTHQQDQHYQQQQQQEDPKRKMNFGRGGQAKIEDPYDNVIPDQDASTISTQQAQFADLHNRVQSINHHLSSIFRTLGQNHGVGEQRHAELSSMINDVKNFLHRLDKLDVLEHRMGDVERELRSLRSELSGKLRESENAIKYHVSDKHEALHEHVKEHAGTGHTKLILVIILSQAVLAGAFYMYKKRKSSPKKYL, from the exons ATGCGCTCGCCATCGAGCTTCGCCGTGCTCGCTGCGGCTTTGGCCCAGGCGCATGCGCAGTATCTTGTCAATGACCTCAGTTTTGGTTATGGCCCCAG AATAGCTCCCGAGGGGCAGCACCAGATCCCAAACTATGGAATGCAAGGCCGACCTGGTCTTCCGGAATTGCTCTCCAACAAAATCATCCTTACGCCAGTAGCCCCTGGTAACCAACGCGGTGCTGTCTGGTCTTCAAATCAGCTCAACCAGCAGAACTGGATCGCCGATGTCGAGTTTCGTGCGAACGGTCCGGAgcggggtggtggtaacCTCAACATCTGGCTGGCAAGGGACGGTGCCCATGTGATCGGGACCGAGAGCATTTACACAGTCGGCAGGTTCGATGGTCTGGCTCTGGTGATCGACCAGCACAGCGGGTCTGGCGGTATGCTTCGCGGCTTCCTCAACGACGGCACCACCGACTATAGGTCCCAGCACAACGTAGACAGCCTGGCTTTTGGTCAGTGCAGCTTTGGTTACCGGAACCTCGGCCGTCCCACCCAGATCAAGATTCGGCAAACCGACCAGAAATTCAGCATCGAAGTTGCCGGGCGCCCATGCCTCGAGAGCGACAAGATCCGCCTTCCTCCCGGATACAACGTCGGTATCACTGCCGCCTCCGCCGATACGCCTGATTCCTTCGAGGTGTTCAAGCTTGTTGTTTTGACCGACGACAGCCATCATTATGGCGGTTCTGACAACACCCAGCACCACGACAGCTATGCATCCCATCAGGAGAACACCCACCAGCAAGACCAACAttaccagcagcaacaacagcaggaGGATcccaagaggaagatgaacTTTGGCCGCGGAGGTCAGGCCAAGATCGAGGATCCCTATGACAACGTAATTCCCGACCAAGATGCGTCCACCATTTCCACTCAGCAAGCCCAGTTTGCCGATCTGCACAACCGTGTCCAGAGCATCAACCACCATttgtcctccatcttccGCACTCTTGGCCAGAACCACGGTGTCGGGGAGCAACGCCATGCCGAGCTCTCATCCATGATCAACGATGTCAAGAacttcctccaccgcctggACAAGCTTGACGTTCTGGAGCATCGTATGGGAGATGTCGAGCGCGAATTGAGATCTCTTCGGAGTGAGCTCAGCGGAAAGTTGAGGGAGAGCGAGAACGCCATCAAGTACCACGTCAGTGACAAGCATGAGGCGCTGCATGAGCATGTCAAGGAGCACGCCGGGACTGGACACACCAAGCTGATTTTGGTGATTATTCTGAGCCAGGCGGTGTTGGCCGGTGCATTTTACATGTAtaagaagaggaagagctcGCCAAAAAAGTACCTTTAG
- a CDS encoding uncharacterized protein (EggNog:ENOG503P31K; COG:O), producing MSTLPPSSASLEEEWTTATALADKHSRTLLSIDCSEHPTHCEIQPSMTFPSIFLLQANKPPVKYLGPLLSKSLNNFLSRSTRLQPTLLTQVDDLAKFKTSDETVFILFLPRPQEFVTSVYEDLAQKYKNEFTFGTVVGVDELLEKERVDLELDGVLVVYKPLDGETEKLDLTTANSGVDEVEKFIKESSRLTITDLSPWNHPRLLELQKPLVYLFAPTPSARDNLRSQYLRFAKDYYQQFVSILVDPHLFPDLMPQLGLLDTTRFPAGAVRLVAEDKTYPYPQTEEMTLGKVQGWGMRIWQGGVEAWVPGGGEKKGGDSGKKEGGGDSGIRIQGKVGTKRKVTVGGGGWGKGKGKIPTIPGVRINIPGVRRDEL from the exons ATGTCAACCCTGCC ACCTTCGAGCGCCTCCCTCGAAGAAGAATGGACAaccgccaccgccctcgccgatAAACACTCTCGAACCCTACTCAGCATCGACTGCTCAGAACACCCAACCCACTGCGAAATCCAACCCTCCATgaccttcccctccatcttcctACTCCAAGCAAACAAACCCCCAGTTAAATACCTCGGTCCCTTGCTATCCAAATCCTTGAATAACTTTCTGTCTCGGTCCACCCGTCTCCAGCCAACGCTCCTCACGCAAGTAGACGACCTTGCCAAGTTCAAAACCTCAGATGAGACAGTCTTTATTCTCTTTCTTCCCCGACCGCAGGAGTTTGTTACCAGTGTATACGAAGACCTCGCCCAAAAGTACAAGAACGAGTTCACCTTTGGAactgtggtgggggttgatgaaCTTCTCGAGAAGGAAAGGGTAGATTTGGAGTTGGAcggggtgctggtggtgtatAAACCCCTCGACGGTGAGACAGAAAAGCTTGACCTTACAACAGCCAActctggtgttgatgaggttgaaAAATT TATCAAAGAATCCTCCCGCCTCACAATAACAGATCTCTCCCCCTGGAACCACCCCCGCCTTCTCGAG CTCCAAAAACCACTGGTCTACCTCTTCGCCCCGACCCCCTCCGCCCGTGACAACCTCCGCAGCCAGTACCTCCGTTTTGCAAAGGATTACTACCAGCAATTCGTCTCCATTCTTGTTGATCCTCACCTATTTCCTGATCTCATGCCCCAGTTGGGGTTGCTTGACACGACAAGGTTCCCGGCGGGGGCTGTGCGTCTCGTGGCTGAAGATAAAACATATCCATACCCTCAAACGGAAGAGATGACGTTAGGGAAGGTGCAggggtgggggatgaggatttggcaggggggggttgaggcttgggttcccggtggtggtgagaagaaagggggggatagtgggaagaaggaaggagggggggatagTGGGATTAGGATTCAGGGAAAGGTagggacgaagaggaaggttactgttggtggtgggggatgggggaaggggaagggcaaGATTCCGACGATACCAGGGGTGAGGATTAATATTCctggggtgaggagggatgaGCTTTag
- a CDS encoding uncharacterized protein (EggNog:ENOG503NXY3; COG:Q): protein MTPLLVLLALALLLIYLLSPLLSRDPLPGPLYARLTSLILKYHEFTATRTTYIHSLHLRYGPVVRIAPNEVAFASAAAAKEIYCSNGSGYDKTEWYDLFKVYDRRTMFTTLGKSEHAKRKRLLADRYANSNIMKGGVMEGIKQRARTFGELCGQGGKEGKVLHAYAFDCVTLHLFHPHSTNSLTDPKDSEIMLEVTFDSSLQNRLLSHYSPLLHRLLNTFMVSILSLKPRETPLADSFVLNTAAQPHASPFTLLHRLHSQSPLGQIDIAAESLDHMAAGIDTTGDALCFLIWELSRPSSLIYQQTLQAELRSASPDTPFDQLPYLDAVVMEGLRMFPAIPMSLPRYAPPGRTTIIDSYKIPPGTIVSCQPLSVQRLGPEKGGTFPEPDRFWPERWLESEGETQAEFEERDRGMKRGFMAFGMGGRGCIGKHLALAEMKCLLREVYTRFRTLPDERMRAGEMEQADLLISSRPAGQRCLVRFERLEA, encoded by the exons ATGACacctctcctcgtcctcctcgccctcgccctcttgcTCATCTACCTCTTATCTCCCCTCCTTTCCAGAGACCCCCTACCAGGCCCCCTCTACGCCCGCCTAACCTCCCTCATTCTCAAATACCACGAGTTCACCGCCACACGAACCACCTACATCCactccctccacctccgctACGGCCCCGTAGTCCGCATCGCCCCTAACGAAGTTGCTTTTGCTTCGGCTGCTGCCGCAAAAGAAATCTACTGCAGCAATGGGAGCGGCTACGACAAGACCGAATGGTATGATTTGTTCAAGGTGTATGACCGGCGAACAATGTTCACTACCTTGGGGAAGAGTGAGCATGCAAAGAGGAAGAGATTGCTGGCGGATCGGTATGCGAATAGTAATATTATGAAGGGGGGGGTTATGGAGGGGATCAAGCAGCGGGCGAGGACGTTTGGGGAGTTGTGTGGACAGGGgggaaaggaggg AAAAGTCCTCCACGCCTACGCCTTCGACTGCGTAaccctccacctcttccacccacactcaaccaactccctcaccgacCCCAAAGACTCGGAAATCATGCTCGAAGTCACCTTTGACAGCTCCCTCCAAAACCGGCTCCTGAGCCAttactcccccctcctccaccgcctcctcaacaccttcATGGTCAGCATCCTCTCTCTCAAACCCCGTGAAACCCCCCTAGCCGACTCCTTCGTCCTCAACACCGCCGCCCAACCCCATGCCTCCCctttcaccctcctccatcgcctccaCTCCCAGTCCCCCCTCGGACAGATCGACATCGCGGCCGAATCCCTAGACCACATGGCGGCAGGAATCGACACCACTGGCGACGCGCTCTGTTTTCTAATCTGGGAACTATCCCGACCTTCTTCTCTCATCTATCAACAGACCCTCCAAGCGGAACTCCGCTCCGCCTCCCCTGACACCCCGTTTGACCAACTCCCCTACCTCGacgcggtggtgatggaaggATTGAGGATGTTTCCCGCCATTCCCATGAGTCTGCCAAGATATGCACCACCAGGCAGAACCACCATCATTGACAGTTACAAAATACCCCCCGGCACAATCGTCAGCTGTCAACCCCTCAGCGTCCAACGATTAGGTCCAGAAAAGGGCGGGACTTTCCCCGAACCGGACCGCTTCTGGCCGGAACGGTGGCTAGAATCCGAGGGGGAGACACAAGCggagtttgaggagagggatagggggatgaagagggggttCATGGcttttgggatgggggggagggggtgtatTGGGAAGCATCTTGCGCTGGCGGAGATGAAGtgtttgttgagggaggtgtaCACCAGGTTTAGGACGTTGCCGGATGAGAGGATGAGAgcgggggagatggagcAGGCGGATTTGTTGATTAGTAGTCGCCCGGCTGGGCAGAGGTGTTTGGTTAGGTTTGAGAGGCTGGAAGCGTGA
- a CDS encoding uncharacterized protein (COG:S; EggNog:ENOG503P4HJ) produces MSTTDTAPAEIPSQQQPIADLPSGDPIPSPSKPLTTPPNTLPLTTLLANLPSSTNLFLSRLEKCMSTPSGIDTVMLLLCYTSKLAASVLTSGHITTLLSKTSQPIARKTLATLLAKRLNNLSALMSESRVILRLWALLGIYSWGRSIVSSPTTSITAKTLDYIRLVLCVLLQGLENGAYLSFRGVMGWSPEQQGRAYKWSARFWGAFVGIEIGKLLAERVGRKVQKKDGEEEKKESREWKRKLAKSLAWAPLTVHWSVDGGLPGVTEGVVGLLASVPGVIQMGDLWETVTK; encoded by the coding sequence ATGTCCACCACCGACACCGCCCCGGCCGAAatcccctcccaacaacaacccatcGCCGACCTCCCCTCAGGCGATccaatcccctccccctccaaaccgttgaccaccccccccaacaccctccccctaaccaccctcctcgccaacctcccctcctccacaaacttgttcctctcccgcctcgaGAAATGCATGTCCACCCCCTCAGGGATCGACACAgtgatgctgttgctgtgctACACCTCCAAACTCGCCGCCTCAGTCCTCACCTCTGGTCACAtaaccaccctcctctccaaaacctcccaacccatcGCCCGCAAAaccctcgccaccctcctcgccaaacgtctcaacaacctctcGGCGTTGATGTCCGAGTCAAGGGTTATCCTCCGCCTCTGGGCGCTATTGGGGATCTACTCCTGGGGCCGCTCCatcgtctcctcccccacgacatccatcaccgccaaaaCGCTGGATTATATCCGGCTTGTCCTCTGTGTTTTGCTTCAGGGGCTGGAGAACGGGGCGTACTTGAGTTtcaggggggtgatggggtggagTCCGGAGCAGCAGGGGAGGGCGTACAAATGGTCGGCTAGGTTTTGGGGGGCGTTTGTTGGGATCGAGATTGGGAAGTTGCTTGCTGAGCGGGTGGGCAGGAAGGTTCAGAAgaaggatggagaggaagagaagaaggagtcGAGGgagtggaagaggaagctgGCCAAGAGTTTGGCTTGGGCGCCGTTGACGGTGCATTGGAGTGTGGATGGGGGTTTGCCGGGAGTgacggagggggtggtggggttgttggctaGTGTGCCGGGGGTGATTCAGATGGGGGATTTGTGGGAGACGGTGACGAAAtag
- the NDE1_2 gene encoding NADH:ubiquinone oxidoreductase (EggNog:ENOG503NTXJ; COG:U): MSSSSRALAQLAVPRSGAALLQTSSQVPRLFIQSSRKTVAARPAFGSLQGPVSRQFRRGYADQAAPAPQPPKKRRFRTLRWAWRLGYLSAIAGVAYIGYGIYEDRHPEPQTEPDPTKKTLVILGTGWGSVSLLKRLDTENYNVIVISPRNYFLFTPLLPSCTTGTIEHRSIMEPIRTILRSKKASVRFYEAEASSIDPDRKVVRIFDNSEVKGDMTETEVPYDMLVVGVGAENATFGIPGVREHSCFLKEIGDAQRIRKRIMDCVETAAFKDQSPEEIDRLMHMVVVGGGPTGVEFAGELQDFFEEDIKKLVPEISDRFRVTLIEALPNVLPSFSKQLIEYTESTFKEEKINIHTKTMVKKVTDKTVEAVATRPDGTKETIVFPYGLLVWATGNAVRPVVQDLMQRIPAQKNSRRGLAVNEYLVVQGARDIWAVGDCAVAGYAPTAQVASQEGNFLARLFNNMARTEALENKIAELSGSLNLQPGNTAEISREIEEYERQLRRIKDVKPFHYSHQGSLAYIGSEKAVADVTWFNGNVAAAGGLTYLFWRSAYISMCFSTRNRLLVINDWLKSKLFGRDLSRE; the protein is encoded by the exons atgtcctcgtcgtcgcgAGCCCTCGCACAGCTTGCGGTGCCCCGTTCGGGTGCCGCTTTGCTCCAGACCTCCTCCCAGGTCCCCAGATTATTCATCCAGTCATCACGCAAGACTGTGGCCGCCAGACCTGCCTTTGGTAGCTTACAAGGACCTGTCTCGAGGCAGTTCAGGCGCGGGTATGCCGACCAGGCTGCTCCTGCCCCTCAGCCCCCCAAGAAGCGCCGCTTCCGGACACTGAGGTGGGCGTGGAGGTTGGGATACCTCTCTGCCATCGCCGGTGTCGCCTACATCGGCTACGGCATCTACGAGGACAGACACCCAGAACCCCAGACCGAGCCAGACCCGACCAAGAAGACGCTTGTCATTCTCG GCACCGGCTGGGGCTCTGTCTCCCTCCTGAAGCGTCTCGACACCGAAAACTACAATGTCATCGTCATCTCGCCGCGCAACTacttcctcttcaccccccttctcccatcATGCACGACCGGCACCATCGAGCACCGCTCCATCATGGAGCCCATCCGCACAATTCTGCGCTCCAAGAAGGCGAGCGTAAGATTCTACGAGGCCGAAGCTAGTTCCATCGACCCCGACCGCAAGGTGGTGCGCATCTTTGACAACTCGGAAGTCAAGGGTGACATGACCGAGACCGAGGTCCCCTACGACAtgctggtggttggtgttggtgccgAGAACGCGACCTTTGGCATCCCTGGCGTCCGCGAGCACTCATGCTTCCTGAAGGAGATTGGTGACGCTCAAAGAATCCGCAAAAGGATCATGGACTGCGTCGAGACGGCTGCCTTCAAGGACCAGTCGCCCGAGGAGATTGACCGTCTCATGcacatggtggtggttggcggTGGCCCGACTGGTGTCGAGTTCGCCGGCGAGCTGCAGGACTTCTTCGAGGAGgacatcaagaagctggTTCCCGAGATCAGCGACCGCTTCCGCGTGACGCTGATCGAGGCTCTCCCCAACGTCCTCCCTAGCTTCTCCAAGCAGCTCATCGAGTACACCGAGAGCACCTtcaaggaggaaaagatcAACATTCACACCAAGACCATGGTCAAGAAGGTCACAGACAAGACGGTTGAGGCTGTGGCTACTCGCCCCGACGGCACCAAGGAGACGATTGTATTCCCCTACGGTCTTCTCGTCTGGGCTACCGGCAACGCCGTTCGTCCCGTCGTCCAGGATCTCATGCAGCGTATCCCTGCGCAAAAGAACTCTCGCCGCGGCCTCGCTGTAAACGAGTACCTTGTTGTGCAGGGTGCCCGCGACATCTGGGCTGTCGGTGACTGCGCTGTTGCCGGCTACGCCCCCACCGCCCAGGTTGCCAGTCAAGAGGGCAACTTCCTCGCGCGCCTGTTCAACAACATGGCCAGGACTGAGGCTCTCGAGAACAAGATTGCTGAGCTCAGCGGTTCTCTCAACCTCCAGCCTGGCAACACGGCCGAGATCTCGCGCGAAATTGAGGAGTATGAGCGTCAGCTCCGCCGCATCAAGGACGTGAAGCCCTTCCACTACAGTCACCAGGGTTCCCTCGCTTATATTGGCAGCGAGAAGGCTGTCGCTGACGTCACATGGTTCAACGGCAacgttgccgccgccggtggtTTGACCTACCTCTTTTGGAGAAGCGCCTACATCAGTATGTGCTTCAGCACCAGGAATCGTCTGCTGGTCATCAACGACTGGCTCAAGTCCAAGCTCTTTGGTCGCGATCTTTCTCGCGAGTAG